In a genomic window of Corynebacterium choanae:
- the pstA gene encoding phosphate ABC transporter permease PstA, whose translation MAAGLTTRRRINNQLATVIITATIGIALIPLLWVVSELVRRGIGSIITAEWWTKSQLGVTSDMAAGGAIHAIVGTAMQVGVCAAIAIPIGLATAIYLVEYDEGGRLGKITTFMVDILSGVPSIVAALFIYSAWIVLCGFQRSGIAVSLALVLLMIPVVVRTTESMLEVVPHDLRESAYALGIPKWKTIITIVLPTALSGIVTGLMIAIARVMGESAPVLILVGSSASLNFNPWQGNQSSLPLMMLDMYRADFQGPAVDKMWGAALTLVFFIAVLTIGAKLLARMWAPAKR comes from the coding sequence TTGGCGGCTGGACTCACCACCCGCCGCCGGATCAACAACCAGCTAGCAACAGTCATCATCACTGCCACCATCGGCATTGCGCTGATCCCGCTGCTGTGGGTGGTCAGTGAGCTTGTTCGCCGCGGCATCGGGAGCATTATCACCGCTGAATGGTGGACAAAATCCCAGCTTGGTGTCACCAGTGACATGGCCGCCGGCGGTGCGATCCACGCCATAGTAGGCACCGCAATGCAAGTCGGGGTCTGTGCCGCGATCGCTATCCCCATCGGCTTGGCCACCGCCATCTATCTGGTCGAATATGACGAAGGTGGCCGCTTGGGCAAGATCACCACCTTTATGGTCGATATTCTCTCCGGGGTGCCCTCTATTGTGGCGGCACTGTTTATCTACTCGGCATGGATCGTGCTCTGTGGTTTTCAACGCTCCGGGATCGCGGTAAGTCTGGCATTGGTGCTGCTCATGATCCCTGTGGTGGTGCGCACCACCGAGTCGATGCTGGAAGTAGTGCCCCACGATTTGCGGGAATCCGCCTATGCGCTCGGCATTCCCAAGTGGAAAACCATTATCACTATTGTGCTGCCCACCGCACTGTCGGGCATTGTCACCGGGCTGATGATTGCTATTGCCCGTGTCATGGGCGAATCTGCCCCAGTGCTGATCCTGGTGGGATCCTCCGCATCGTTGAACTTTAACCCCTGGCAGGGCAATCAATCCTCGCTGCCACTGATGATGCTGGACATGTATCGCGCCGATTTTCAAGGCCCTGCCGTTGACAAAATGTGGGGTGCGGCACTGACCCTGGTGTTCTTTATCGCGGTACTCACCATAGGTGCGAAACTTCTTGCCCGCATGTGGGCACCAGCAAAACGCTAA
- the pstC gene encoding phosphate ABC transporter permease subunit PstC translates to MTHLDHDIRGRTGRGPAQLPSNTPATPPPPPTGTPTSTTPPGLLTTGGKTRRAETLARLGTTSAAITVSLLIGAIGLFLLWRAVPALQRNAAGWLGFFSYTGDWDTTNREAMYFGIPNLFGVTVVISLIALLLAMPVALGVAIFFTCYSPPWLKQPLGFVIDLLAAVPSIVYGLWGMTVLGPALSPLFTFLTTHFGALPLFTTYANSPSLATSRNLATGGVVLAVMILPVIAATAREVFAQTPTGHIESALALGATRLEVVQLAVWPFGRAGFVAGSMLGLGRALGETMALYLVVSSAPGFRWSVFDGGNTFATAIANAAPEFNDDIKAGAYIAAGLVLFALTFAVNAVARLVITRRAVGKAKR, encoded by the coding sequence ATGACTCATCTTGATCACGACATTCGCGGCCGCACCGGCCGCGGTCCCGCCCAACTCCCGTCAAACACCCCGGCCACACCGCCCCCACCACCGACTGGCACACCCACCAGCACCACCCCGCCTGGATTGCTCACCACTGGTGGGAAAACCCGACGGGCAGAAACCCTCGCCCGGCTCGGCACCACTAGTGCCGCGATCACCGTAAGCCTGCTCATTGGGGCAATTGGACTCTTCCTCCTGTGGCGGGCTGTCCCTGCCCTCCAGCGCAACGCCGCCGGCTGGCTCGGATTTTTCAGCTACACCGGCGACTGGGACACCACCAACCGGGAAGCGATGTATTTCGGTATCCCCAACCTGTTCGGCGTCACCGTGGTGATCTCCCTGATCGCGCTCCTCCTCGCTATGCCCGTTGCCCTAGGGGTAGCGATCTTTTTCACCTGCTACAGCCCACCCTGGCTGAAACAGCCACTCGGATTTGTCATCGACCTGCTCGCAGCTGTGCCCTCAATCGTCTACGGACTGTGGGGTATGACAGTGCTAGGTCCTGCACTTTCACCACTTTTTACCTTCCTCACCACCCATTTCGGAGCGCTGCCACTATTTACCACCTACGCCAACAGTCCATCGCTTGCAACCTCCCGCAATCTGGCTACCGGTGGGGTAGTGCTCGCGGTCATGATTTTGCCGGTGATTGCCGCAACCGCCCGGGAAGTATTCGCCCAAACCCCAACCGGTCACATCGAATCGGCACTCGCTTTAGGAGCAACCCGGTTAGAAGTCGTGCAACTTGCTGTGTGGCCTTTCGGGCGCGCCGGGTTCGTGGCGGGCAGCATGCTGGGGTTGGGGCGTGCCCTCGGGGAGACCATGGCGCTGTATTTAGTGGTGTCCTCCGCGCCGGGATTCCGCTGGTCAGTATTTGATGGCGGCAACACGTTTGCCACCGCGATCGCCAACGCCGCACCTGAGTTTAACGACGATATCAAAGCCGGCGCCTATATCGCCGCAGGGCTTGTGCTGTTCGCGCTTACGTTTGCCGTCAACGCTGTTGCCCGCCTGGTCATTACCCGTCGTGCCGTCGGGAAAGCCAAACGATAG